A single Larimichthys crocea isolate SSNF unplaced genomic scaffold, L_crocea_2.0 scaffold269, whole genome shotgun sequence DNA region contains:
- the LOC104929680 gene encoding homeobox protein BarH-like 1 codes for MQHPLDMGAHYYPPEIHPDHRTHRYRSFMIEEILTDHPEHKASAPGGEFLKFGVHALLSARPFHNQLVLKADQTSLLKFPISPLSCSLGSPLGSPLLSAATGLQVGAASHHLPLDLHLRGKLEHGGDGGSKTKKGRRSRTVFTELQLMGLEKRFEKQKYLSTPDRIDLAESLGLSQLQVKTWYQNRRMKWKKIVLQGGGLESPTKPKGRPKKNSIPSSEQLSEQERSAADPDPQSEGSSSHLESTQEE; via the exons ATGCAGCATCCTCTGGACATGGGGGCGCATTACTATCCTCCGGAGATTCACCCGGACCACAGAACGCATCGCTACAGGAGTTTCATGATCGAGGAGATCCTGACTGATCACCCGGAGCACAAAGCGTCGGCCCCGGGTGGGGAGTTCCTTAAATTCGGGGTACACGCTCTGCTGTCCGCCCGGCCTTTCCACAACCAACTGG TGCTAAAAGCGGACCAGACGAGCCTCCTCAAGTTCCCCATATCTCCGCTGTCCTGCTCGCTGGGCTCTCCGCTCGGCTCACCGCTGCTATCCGCGGCTACGGGCCTGCAGGTCGGGGCGGCTTCTCACCACCTGCCGCTGGATCTGCACCTCCGCGGGAAGCTGGAGCACGGAGGAGACGGAGGCAGCAAGACCAAGAAGGGCCGCCGGAGCCGCACCGTGTTCACCGAGCTGCAGCTGATGGGCCTGGAGAAACGCTTCGAGAAGCAGAAGTACCTGTCGACGcctgacag AATAGATCTAGCTGAGTCTCTGGGACTCAGTCAGCTCCAGGTGAAAACATGGTACCAGAACAGAAGGATGAAGTGGAAGAAAATT GTGCTGCAGGGAGGAGGCCTCGAGTCACCGACTAAACCCAAAGGCCGTCCAAAGAAGAACTCCATCCCCAGCAGTGAGCAGCTTTCCGAACAAGAAAGATCCGCCGCAGACCCTGACCCCCAGTCCGAAGGCTCCAGCTCCCACTTAGAGAGCACTCAGGAGGAATGA